The following DNA comes from Pseudophryne corroboree isolate aPseCor3 chromosome 8, aPseCor3.hap2, whole genome shotgun sequence.
ACACGTAAACCCTATATCCCAATAGGAGCTGATAACGGTAAATGTTTAGTATAATGCAAGGTGATGGACCTGTACAGACACCACGAGCTCTTGATTCGATATACTGGTGTTCTGTCCCAGCGCCCGTTATCACATACGTAGTGCGTCGTGCTGCAGGGGGCTGGAGTGCAGGCGGTTATCTCCGATGTATAAGATCCCTTGTACATTGTTGTCTCAATGACAGGTTTTTGCATGAGAACAGGATTGCCTGTGAGGTGGGACTGTATTACCTGCTGCACATCACCAAGCAGAGGAACCGGAACTCTCTCCTCCGCCTGCTGCCTGCAATCAGTAAGTGACGCTGAGGatgggaggaatgtgtatataaacAAGTGTATACTGTAGTATGGGAAACAGAGAAATTGCTGCTTCCATTAAACTTTTTCATTTCTTTTTTAAGAGGAGACGTACAATGACACGGCGTTTACAGACATCTTCCTGCACCTCTTCACCGGTAACCTGACGCTGCTGTCCGAGGAGTTTGGATCAGAGGAATTCTGCAGCCACATCTTCGAGGGCTTCTTCCTTACAGCCTGCACCAAGTAGGCTCCTCTTCTGTGATCTGTGAATCTCCTATGTGTGCGTTTCCCCATACAGCGTCCTCCCCGACAGTGTTCCTCTGCGCTGCCGTAGTACTGGGGAAACCGGGTTCACCTCCCGTTCTAGGCCACTGCAAAGAGGAGAATGACTGTTACGTTATTGGCCAAATATGAGAGTTCATTCTGTTGACAACATTCCGTATAAGAATCTCTGGGCTGTACTGTTGTGGTCTCAGTCTGTAGATTGTAGTctgaaggcccgtacacactggccaatatatcagccATTCTCTTgagcggccgatatatcgcgggtccgtcagccagtgtgtacggccgatacgtctgtgaactctgtcgttcacagacgtatcgcgccggccccgcagcacagccgacggccaatatatctaccgatatattggcgcgtcgctgtgtgtgtaaggggcggtcggccgactgcccgtacacatgctgcggcggccagcggtgattgacagctgaactgggcaggcgtgtgtacacgcccgcccagttcatgtcgtcagtccccgacggatcgggcagtgtgtatgctcaacacactgcccgatccgtccatagatatatctttccagtgtgtacccacctttaggcaatTCCTCATAACTGTGTCGGTTGCAGGCTGTAATCATACGGTGAGGTTAGTGACCAGATATAAAGATCTGAAAGCTTTATCGGTCATCGCACTGAGTTGTTGGGGGTAGGATGGACAGGATAACCGCCGGGCGTATTGGGAACTGCTGCTTCTCATGAGTGTCGCATCAGGGAATGCACCACCATCCTGCCGCCGCAGTCATCAGCAGACGTTAGAGGCAGGCATCCTTGTAAATGCCGCAGGAATATGGCGCTACCGATAAGGTGCCTGAACGGTGCCCATCCGTAGACGGACGTTATAATCGTCATTTCCAGGATTGTGCGGGAATTTATCCAGGATCATGACAGCCCCCATACTGACCCAGTCCTGTGATTGTGGGTTGTGGAGATCTTTAGCACAGACACAAATTCTATTTGGATATTCTTGGTTTTATTCCTTCTGCTGCAACATTCAGTGAGCTGCGTGTGACAGTGCGATTATTCCGGAAGATTCGGACTGACCGTGTTCACTCGCGTCACGCGCTGTGCTGTCTGCTTTATCGGTCTCTGTTACACTGCCAGCGCCCAGTGTGCCTTTATATAACAGCGCCAGGACCTTCTGACTCCTCGGTGTCTCATTATAAAATAATCGTGTACATTGCCGCAAACACCGAATGATGTCACTTTCCTTCTAGATCTTCTGCGGTCCAAGTAAAACAAACCGATGCTTATCTTTATTTACAGAACTTTCTGATAAGTTGAGTGGAAACATTTCTCCCTGTGTCCTGTTCAGCCCCAGACACAGTCACGCTGAGCGCTTACACTGAAGGTCACACTTCTCAGTGTTTTTAATAACGCGGATTAAAACCTGTGTTTGTAGATCCATTCTTTCCTCTGTTAAAAGGAGGAGAGATGCTTTccattaatgggcctaattcagaactagtCGCGCGcaggcgttttttgcagtgctgcgatcaggtagtcgccgcctacaggggaggggggtaatcgctgtgcaggggtgcgatcgcttgtgcagagagctgcacaaacaaaagtttgtgcagtctctgcacagctcaggacttactcagctgctgcgacaatccggtctggagctgacgtcaggatccctcccttaaaacggctggacacacctgtgttctcCCAGACActgcttaaaaacggtcagttgacacccacaaacggcctcttcctgtcaatcttcttgcgatcgccggtgcgatagaTTTCTTCATTAAATTCgttgctgtccggcgatccccgtcgccggcagccgacgcacctgcgcattgcttagctgcaaaaaaagctagcatgcgatcgtGTCTGAATGACTCCCAATGCTCGGTATGGTTAGGAAAAGAATCTGCCCTTCCTATGACCACCACAAGGGGCACTGTGTGATTTCAGTCTGACTTACTGATAGATCGTGGGATAATATGTTAGGAAGCAACATGGCGGCTTTCATAGGTGCGCAGAACAGACCGTTCCTCTGACCTAATCCCTGTTGTCCGTATATTCACTCCTCATTCTTTTCAGGTAGTGGGACCCCACAAATACGCAGCTGAACGTATTCTACATGCTCTGTGTAAATGAGGGAGGGTTCTCAATATGAGGTTTCCGGGAGGCGCAATCATTCCCTCGCAGAGATTTCTATCGCATCCAGGAGCCATCTGTTATAATTCCCGGCTGTCGCGCAGACACCAGTGGCTGTCAGTGACGTCCTGATTCCCTGGCAGCACTGGGCGAGCCGTGTACAAAGAATAAACCAATGTGACTCTCAGTGGGACAAACAAGGGatcatatgaatatatattaaaagctTCTTCACATTTGCGGAAACATTTTACAATACTGATTTCATGTCTCAGTGCGGATGGCGGCAGATATTGTTTAGCACAATTGTTATTTTCCACTGTAGAAAGCCCTGGTCAACTTACACAACGGCTTTGTCATAGGGCGCACTGTGCGCACAATTGATTCCCATGTGTTTGACTCGCATTATGTCTTATTCGCAGAAACAAAGTGTGTGATTAGGGTAACTGTGCTACTGTATATGGCCTGATGGTGGCAGCACACACCAGTCAGTGAGACTTGTGCGACCTTTGTGCAGTGTGAAACGCGTGAGCTGGTGAAGGAGATGTTTGTTCTCCTGAAACCGTTACAGGAAAATAACAGAACTCGGCTTTAAAATGCAAAGATTACAAGATTAATAACTGGTCAGTGGCAAAAATGTTTTCTTCtccgtccactagggggcacagcaaTATACGCTGGAAGGGATGGAGTCTGGGCACCAAAGGTTTATATAGCGCCAACATATTACTCTGTGCTGTACAATTAGAGACTGTTCCTTCACGTGCGTCCCTGTCTCGCTGGAGCTCAGAGTGTGTAGTCAGTAGTTGGGGTCTGAAGACGCACATTCAGCTTATGTACAGGGCTGATCCACCGTCGGGTTTTACATCTGGTGATATTCTTTACTATTCATTGATTGGATTGTAGGTTACAGTTTTATTATTATGTTTGTACCTGTAAAAGTAATTTGTTATTAGCAAAAGCCGAGGTTTCGGTAGTGTTAGCCTGTTGTTGCAGTCTTTAGCGCTCTTAGTCGCACGCTGGAAGAGGTGAAACGCGTGAGCAGAAATCTAGCTGTACTAAAGATTACATCACAGAGCATAAGATAAAGCTTTTTATTAAAGTTCAACTATGTCTTCGTATAAATCAGTACATTAAATGTTTATATGGGAAGTTGTCATTTGGCGGGTAGAATCGGAGACTTGCGTAGCTGGTCCTATAACGTCGTGTTACTCTCCGCAGGAAGGATAACAGCCACCGGTTTGTGCTCCGCCTGCTGCTTCACCTCCACCACAAAGTAGCACCCTCCAAGCTGGAGGCCTTACAGAAGTCCTTGGAGCCTTCCAAAACCGTAAGTGGGGGTGGACATAATCGCCCCGTCACTTTCTATTAATGCGGATTGTACAATATCCTGTGCAGGTCAGGATGTAGGCAGTAATGTCCGTATCTTCCCCTACAGAGCGGAGAGGCGGTGAAGGACCTTTATAACCAGCTGGGTGAGAAGGTGCAGAAGAAAGCCAGCCCGCCTGCCGCAGAGCCGGAGCCCCCAGCCATGGACTTGACCGTGCAGAACGTCACCACCCCTCCCGTTGTGTGATTCCCTGCACAGCGCAGTTAGCTGTTGTAGATATGACGGAGCGCGTTACTGACATTCTCCCCCCCCTCGTGTATTAGATGACATTGTCCTGCTATTTAAACAAGTCTCCCGTGCTTTGAGAATAATGGAGGTTTCCCGTGTAGAGTCGGGAAAAGGAAAGCATTACGCTATACCGTAGATCGGCACGTGGCTGGTCATTAGAGTCACTGGGGCTATTTACCTTGTGTAAAAaccttttttgtttctttttacaaTACAGGAATAAAGTTTTTGTTACAATTGTACAACGTCTTTGTGCGTATTCTAGTAATCCATGAACAGGTCAGGTTCCGCCCTACACCCTGCCAGAAGTGCTGGGATGTTGGCTCTTGGTCCGATTATCACAGCGGGAAATTGTATGATTGACAGCTGCCAGCAGCCGTCTGATCGAGGTAGCATGGTGAGTGTTGTGGCAGTACTGACAGCCATGTGATCATTGAGGCTGTGCGGTACTGTACACCCCGGGGTCTGGGCTGGTACTGTACACCCCGGGGTCTGGGCTGGTACTGTACACCCCGGGGTCTGTGCTGGTCACAGCAGTCTGCAGGATAATCTTGCATGCACCATTTTCTAGCGTTTCAGTCTCGACTGGTTTTTTCCTCTGCCTGTGTGTGACGCACGTGTGCTAGGTCAGGACGGATGTAGAACACATTAGTGAGTCATAAAGGGCAACTTTTCCCCAACACCCCACTCTCACTATCTAGTAGAAGTTTAGGGGTTTCATGATGGGGACCCCCCCCCCATAGTTCTGGAATACGGATGTGGAACCGATTCATGCCCTGGCCAGTGGGATCCGTTCACCAAGGTGAGTGAGCCTCTAGCGCCGGCATTTATCAGAAACGCAGTGATGTGAATGAGGGGCTCTGGGTGTCTCTGGAATCGGGCCCCCGTGTTCTGCTGTGTGCGTCTCTGGAATCGGGCCCCCGTGTTCTGCTGTGTGCAGGGTGAGGGCCAGTCAGGAGGAAGTGGAGTATTTTTGTGGGAATCAGATCTTGTTAGTGGAGCAATGTTGGAGAAACCGCCTAGTATATAAATGTCACTAGTCCCGTCTCGCTGACGCGTACCAGCACATGTTCTCCGTGATAAGGCAGTGACGCCAACGCCGACTACCAAGCTGAACAAATTAAGGGGGGAACTATGAGGTCTTCAGAGCAAATGAAGGGAGGGGGCGACAATAAGACAGGACAGTAAAGAAATGCGCTACTTGTAATTTACTGCACGGAAATTCTGTGTGATGCTTTCTGCGTATTCCATTCATTGGTGTCTGTGTAGGCGTAGCATGCAACATGGCATAGGAGAGACATTTCCCTAGGGATAGTGCAACAGGACCCTAGTACAGGCTTCTCTATCTGCGCCGCTAACACTGTACAGTAGCCTCTGTCCTCTTATCAGCCGTATAACGCTCTTATTGCTAGCGAGTGCTAGATACAGACATAGACCGGGCCGAGCAGTTATTACACAGCCCATAGGCTTCCTGACACTTATTAATGGGTCCCGGGGGTCTGCAGCTAGACGTCTGATAACAGGACGTCTAGCTGCAGACAGCAACATAAGCTGCCTACAGGTTATATAATGAGAACTCTCTTCTGTCCTGCAAACGCTAATACTGTCATTCTGGCAGATTTGGTTTCACCCAAGCACTGAATTAATGTTCACGTTACTTGGCTGTAAAGGGGTCTTCCATTTTTCAGACGGCTTGGACATGGCCTCCTGCAATTATTACTTAATGCTTTTCGCCCATTTATTTATAACATCAGACAAAGCTGGCATTTTTGTTGCGCTGGGATACGACACAAAGCTGCTTTCTACATATAACTGTATGTGTGGTGCAGGGCTGTGTCTTCTACCAGAGCAACAAAAATGAACGTCTGCCTGATGATATAATCACAGGGCTGAAATGCACAGAAGGAATCCAGAAACATAAAGCACTGTATTTAGTAAGAGTTACAGGTTACAGCAATGAAAGTAACCTGAGGGTGTACCCTTGTTCCTGAATTGCAGACAGGTAGCGGCCCATGGATTTTAATACCTGGAACTATCAATCCATTTCTCTCTGAATGTTCGTTTGCCCCGCGCAGTGGCTGCTTCCGCTGTGTGACCGGTATATCAGAGGGAGTACATGTATTTACAGAGTGCAGACCTTAGAACGTGGCAGCATAACCTATACACAACTCGGGTCTGCTATAGGACAAACTATTAATGCACAATGATAGTCCCTTTTATATGAGCACGCTGACCTCCCCCGTCACCAGCAGAGAGCGCTGTTGTGCGGCTAGACGGCGGCGGTGCTAGCACAGTATAGCTGTGTACTGAATGCGGGGAAGGAGCTAGTATACTGGCTGTCAGCAGTTCCTATACTGATACTAATCAGGCAACCATGACACAAGTCAGCCGGCCTCTGTTATTGACTAACTATacctgtataatattaatatatacatcTGCTAATGGGCTTAACTGCAGAAAAGCCAGTAGGTCCCAACTGGTTCCTGCACCTGGACTAATGTACTATAAAGAGACAAGAAATAGGAAACACTGCATGTTTTACTGTCCAGTACACGTACGGTAGATCAGAGTGCAATGCTTGGTACGTAATATGGATCTCTTCGTACTTACCACAGGACGTGTCCCATGGTGTAGACGGTGGCCTCTCTTCCCCACCAAACGGCCACCTAGCAGCCCCTAGTAAGTAGCTCTGGAGCGAGCGCCTGCTGCTAGAAGACTGTACAGTACGTGGTCCTAGTCCTCCTCGTCATTATCCGCTGCCAGTAATAATTTGGGAATGTCATTTGGGATTTCCTGGTTCTCAAATTTGCCCTGAAATGAAATGGACAGATCCACGATGGCAGAGGGAGGATATGTACGGTTCCTTGTAACGTCTCCAGCACCAGAGGATTCTGGGAGGTCTCCTGACCTAGGCCCATGGCCCGGGAGTGTAGAGGACTTCTTCAGGACACTCTTACTAAAGGAAGGTCCCCAAGGGGTACATGGTTTCATATTCCGGGCGTCATCCATTTTTGTTTGATCTCCTTCGCTTTTCACAGCTGGCGGGCGCAGCGCAGTCCAGTCTATGCTGTTGTCAGGGGTGAACGCAAATTTAAGTTTGGGAATAAAGATTGCGTTTTCATTCGTACTTCTGGTTAGTATAAGAACCCCCTGACTTTGCCTTATAACCTCACTGCTCCCCGACCAGGCACGTGGGCTTGTTTCGGCCTGGTTATTGAATACGGACATTCCCGCTGGGTTTGAACTTTGGCCCAGGCTCATGTTGTTATTTTCAGTTAAATCCAATTCTGCTGACAGTGACTTAGAATCCTTGCTCACTGAGCCAGTTTCGTTAATGGAATGACTGTGGGTTGATGTAGCCTTCTCTGCTTGACACTGAGTTTCTGTAGCTGGCTCTGGTCCTGAAGAAGGACAATGTAAAGCACCTGCAGCTTTAGTGTCGCTGCTGCTGGATGGAGAAATGCCAGGAGATGCTGTCTCTGGTGTTTGGATGTCTCTGCTATGGCATGGCGAGGGTTCCGTTTGTGACTTCATGTCCTCACCTGCAGGCGGCTCTTGGGCCGTGCCAGTCTGCTCACAGGTAGAGCCACAATCCACCTCTGCAATGTCTCCGCTGCTGAGGGCCGCGTCTGGTTCTATGTTATTGGCAGGCGTAGTTTGGGGGGTCAGTAAGCCTGTAGGATTCTGTGGGTCACGTTCGCTGGGTTCCTCTAGGGAATGAGCGTCAGCCCCAACTGATGTACTGTCCTTAGTCTGGATGACGGCAGCTTGGAATGAGGCCTGGGGCAGAATTTCTACCTCTCTGCATTtgtcacatgtggaaccagcacgatCCTGGTCCCTCAGAGCCAGTCCATCAAGTTGCTGGGTCAATAGCTGGCTTGCAGCGTCTTCACTCCATCCGGTCATCGTCTGCCGGACCGACTGGCTGCTGAATAAATCAGAATTAATGACGTAACCTGCACTGTTATAGGGGTCCCTGTGGACTGGAATTTGTACATTATTTTCTATATGTAGTTTTCCTATACCATCCCCTTAcaccgggacactcatggattacacaggttccggggttcgctgactacaagcctgcatgtcacctggttgtaATCGGCCCCAGACCCTGTGTAATCTATGAGCGTAccggtttaaagggacagtatggtaagcctatctatAGGTCATATCTGTAGGTCCCAAACGcacccctcaaggcaccccaacagtccaggatttaaggatatccatgcttgtgcacagatgatataatcaaactgactgcaatactaattaaatcacctgtgccttcgcaaggatagccttaaaacctggactgttggggtggctTGAGACCAGCGTATGGGAGCCACTGTGTCATGCAGTCAGATTTGGATTTTCTCACCGTCTAGCAGCAATCTCTGTTCTCATTCTTGCAGGTGTTGCCTGTTTCACTGGAGATCTGGTAATCCCGGCCTGCCGGCGGCTCTGAGGTGACTGCTTGTGAACACTTGTCTGATGATGAAGTGAATTCCGGCTCGGGCCTCCTGATTACACACACAGAATGAGTAGTAATATACGCCAGCAAGCAGGCCCGCCCCTACATGTTTAACCCCACCCCCCAGAGCTCATTTACATATCACCTgtaacacaaaggccctcattccgagttgttcgctctgtaattttcttcgcatcgcagcgattttccgctaattgcgcatgcgcaatgttcgcactgcgccaagtaaatttgctaagaagtttggtattttactcacggcattacaaggtttttttcttcgttctggtgatcgtaatgtgattgacaggaagtgggtgtttctgggcggaaactggcagttttatgggagtgtgtgaaaaaacgctgccgtttctgggaaaaacgcgggagtggctgaagaaacggaggagtgtctgggcgaacgctgggagtgtttgtgacgtcaaaccaggaactacaagcactgaactgatcgcactggaagagtaagtctcgagctactcagaaactgcacagagaagtcttttcgcaatattgctaatacttcgttcgcaattctgctaagctaagattcactcccagtaggcggcggcttagcgtgtgtaatgctgcgaaaagcggctagcgagcgaacaattcggaatgagggccaaaatctccCTTTCTGATGTTGGCGTCGGCACAACTATTCCCAGGCGTGCCATAATATGCCTGTAatccgggacacctatgatttacacaggttccgtggctggcTAAATTCTGGCCtgcatttcacttggttttaatcagccccagaacctgtgtaaatcataagtGTCCTGGGAATCCTATTCCCGCTGTCAGAAAGTGTCACCTTGTCTCCCCCTCTTCCCATCAGGAGGAGGGAGATTCAGGATTGGCCGCCAGGGATTACTCGTATTATTCTTCATATATGAGGCGCTGACGGGCCACCATCTTACAGTTTTGTAAATGAGCCTCAACTATACACAATTAGTGTAAAATGCGCCTGTGACCTTGAATAGTCTAATTCTGTCCTCAGGGCACACTAACTGTCCAGGATTTAACTAAAATATGTTATGAGGGCTGCGCTAATACCTTATGTGTAAGTAGCAGCTAGGGAGAATAAGGGATTCCACTGGCCCTGTTAAATGTGTATAGGTTGGTTACTCCCAGCGCTTTCGCTCAAACACGTAAaaaattacattatatatatatatatatatatatatatatatatatatatatatatatatatattaaatagacAAAAGAGTCAGATAAagtttaaaaatatatgtatatcctgtggatcccAACGGAGAAAATGTTATTTTTTGCATTAGCTCAGTGTtggccaacctcggtcctcaaggcacataaaCAGGTTGTAATGAGAGCGACACTTTAGCAcatgtgatttaattagtaccgcgGTTATTTTATttgaaccatctgtgctgaaacatGGATAGCCTTAAATCCTGGACAGGTTGGTTACTCCCAGCGCTTTCGCTCAAACACGTAAAAAAtgctaaatatatattaaatagacAAAAGAGTCAGATaaagtttaaaaatatataaatttattgAAACTAAAGGACTATTGTACAGAATGTTAAGAGAAAGGTTTCAAAAAGATgttaaaaactatatatatatatatatatctctaaaagATCTATATAAAAAGAGTTTATATGCGTTCAATATTGAAAAAAGGAGAGAACACGTAGTTTATACTAGATGTGTGTgtgttcctaataccggtatacttatACAATAGACACTTGACAACATATATTTTAAAAGGAAGGAAAAAGAAGATTAAAAGATGACAGACAGATACTTAGGCACTCAAATAGACACGCTTTTGCGATTTACTCTATTTAAGCAAAGTCCATTTAAAAGGAGCTGCTCCACTTCTAATGACTACTATGTTGCTGCtgtgttataataagaatttacttaccgataattctatttctcgtagtccgtagtggatgctgggaactccgtaaggaccatggggaatagcggctccgcaggagactgggcacaaaagtaaaagctttaggactagctggtgtgcactggctcctccccctatgaccctcctccaagcctcagttaggatactgtgcccggacgagcgtacacaataaggaaggattttgaatcccgggtaagactcataccagtcacaccaatcacaccgtacaacctgtgatctgaacccagtttaacagcatgataacagaggagcctctgaaaagatggctcacaacaataataacccgatttttgtaacaataactatgtacaagtattgcagacaatccgcacttgggatgggcgcccagcatccactacggactacgagaaatagaattatcggtaagtaaattcttattttctctgacgtcctagtggatgctgggaactccgtaaggaccatggggattataccaaagctcccaaacgggcgggagagtgcggatgactctgcagcaccgaatgagagaactccaggtcctcctcagccagggtatcaaatttgtagaatttagcaaacgtgtttgcccctgaccaagtagctgctcggcaaagttgtaaagccgagacccctcgggcagccgcccaagatgagcccaccttccttgtggaatgggcttttacagattttggctgtggcaggcctgccacagaatgtgcaagctgaattgtactacaaatccaacgagcaatagtctgcttagaagcaggagcacccagcttgttgggtgcatacaggataaacagcgagtcagattttctgactccagccgtcctggaaacatatattttcaggaccctgactacgtccagcaacttggagtcctccaagtccctagtagcc
Coding sequences within:
- the LOC134948090 gene encoding uncharacterized protein LOC134948090 isoform X1, translating into MTQQPAPGTLPNTLPGPSKAKVPAKSPYGASSCASAPALTTRSPAASHPPLKAKRGAITVSAGVTRERHIATVTRPGPRLERPNPSVLVTVRVKKSGLKVLDPEKVKTLTSAARSPVSGGPSRNSLHHQTSVHKQSPQSRRQAGITRSPVKQATPARMRTEIAARRSQSVRQTMTGWSEDAASQLLTQQLDGLALRDQDRAGSTCDKCREVEILPQASFQAAVIQTKDSTSVGADAHSLEEPSERDPQNPTGLLTPQTTPANNIEPDAALSSGDIAEVDCGSTCEQTGTAQEPPAGEDMKSQTEPSPCHSRDIQTPETASPGISPSSSSDTKAAGALHCPSSGPEPATETQCQAEKATSTHSHSINETGSVSKDSKSLSAELDLTENNNMSLGQSSNPAGMSVFNNQAETSPRAWSGSSEVIRQSQGVLILTRSTNENAIFIPKLKFAFTPDNSIDWTALRPPAVKSEGDQTKMDDARNMKPCTPWGPSFSKSVLKKSSTLPGHGPRSGDLPESSGAGDVTRNRTYPPSAIVDLSISFQGKFENQEIPNDIPKLLLAADNDEED
- the LOC134948090 gene encoding uncharacterized protein LOC134948090 isoform X2; translated protein: MTQQPAPGTLPNTLPGPSKAKVPAKSPYGASSCASAPALTTRSPAASHPPLKAKRGAITVSAGVTRERHIATVTRPGPRLERPNPSVLVTVRVKKSGLKVLDPEKVKTLTSAARSPVSGGPSRNSLHHQTSVHKQSPQSRRQAGITRSPVKQATPARMRTEIAARRQSVRQTMTGWSEDAASQLLTQQLDGLALRDQDRAGSTCDKCREVEILPQASFQAAVIQTKDSTSVGADAHSLEEPSERDPQNPTGLLTPQTTPANNIEPDAALSSGDIAEVDCGSTCEQTGTAQEPPAGEDMKSQTEPSPCHSRDIQTPETASPGISPSSSSDTKAAGALHCPSSGPEPATETQCQAEKATSTHSHSINETGSVSKDSKSLSAELDLTENNNMSLGQSSNPAGMSVFNNQAETSPRAWSGSSEVIRQSQGVLILTRSTNENAIFIPKLKFAFTPDNSIDWTALRPPAVKSEGDQTKMDDARNMKPCTPWGPSFSKSVLKKSSTLPGHGPRSGDLPESSGAGDVTRNRTYPPSAIVDLSISFQGKFENQEIPNDIPKLLLAADNDEED